A genomic stretch from Flavobacterium nitratireducens includes:
- a CDS encoding urease accessory protein UreE, with translation MIITNKIKQEALSPESKIEVLIDFEWFEVNKRIQHKIARDGKNFRFKFLNENPNLQQGEVLYQEADKNYRVNILPCECLVIIPKNNFETASVCYEIGNKHLPLFYEEQALLVPYEKPLFRQLIAMGFEVHEQKRILLTPLRTSVAPHGESGTLFSKIMNLTQK, from the coding sequence ATGATTATAACCAATAAAATAAAACAGGAAGCCCTTAGTCCTGAATCTAAAATAGAAGTTTTAATAGATTTTGAATGGTTTGAAGTTAATAAACGTATCCAGCATAAGATTGCCAGGGACGGAAAGAATTTCCGGTTTAAATTTTTGAATGAAAATCCGAATTTACAACAGGGAGAGGTTTTATATCAGGAAGCTGACAAAAATTATCGGGTTAATATTCTGCCTTGTGAGTGTCTGGTTATTATTCCTAAAAATAATTTCGAAACAGCTTCAGTTTGTTATGAAATAGGAAACAAACATTTGCCTTTATTTTATGAGGAACAAGCTTTACTGGTTCCGTATGAAAAGCCTCTTTTTCGTCAGCTTATAGCTATGGGTTTTGAAGTTCATGAGCAAAAAAGAATTTTGCTAACACCTTTAAGAACCTCAGTTGCGCCTCATGGAGAAAGTGGAACTTTGTTTTCTAAAATAATGAATTTAACTCAAAAATAA